In Erigeron canadensis isolate Cc75 chromosome 1, C_canadensis_v1, whole genome shotgun sequence, a single window of DNA contains:
- the LOC122610043 gene encoding NADH dehydrogenase [ubiquinone] 1 beta subcomplex subunit 10-B: MGRKKEVVFDEQPPDFDPSDPYKDPVAMLEMREHLVREKWIDIETSKIIRDKLRWCYRIEGVNHLQKCRHLVQQYMDSTRGIGWGKDGRHPDQHGPKVVESVE; encoded by the exons atgggaaggaagaaggaagtaGTGTTCGATGAACAACCACCCGATTTCGATCCATCGGATCCGTACAAGGATCCAGTGGCTATGCTGGAAATGAGGGAGCATCTGGTGAGAGAGAAATGGATAGATATAGAAACCTCAAAAATCATAAGAGACAAGCTCCGATGGTGTTACAGGATCGAAGGTGTGAATCATTTGCAGAAATGTCGTCATCTTGTCCAACAATACATGGATTCCACTCGTGGTATTGGTTGGGGCAAAGACGGCCGTCATCCCGATCAACACG gTCCAAAGGTTGTTGAGAGCGTGGAGTGA